A genomic region of uncultured Paludibaculum sp. contains the following coding sequences:
- a CDS encoding FtsX-like permease family protein, which produces MFQSAAWRMAWREARASAPKFVFVIFGVAAGVGALTGVRGFSAAFHEALRREARTLMAADLTIRQFTPFSPAQDAEIQSWLKKGAQLTRITETVSMLSAEGATPALVSVKAVDPNAYPYYGKVRLDPEQPLSKALTPDTVAVSDDLLLRLNLSVGSTVKLGEAQFRVCGVVRMEPDRMTGSLNVGPRIMITREGLDRTGLMTFGSRASHRFLFKLPAQGIPVAQMFDALKKAFPESMVVDYRDTHPLITRALDRSTTFLSLVSLIALIVGALGVATAIYSHIQQRLDTIAILKCLGARSSQVIRIYTLQTLLLGLTGGLAGVAVGGIVQRLFPILLARYFQFQSIPWNPSFAVEGILAGVLVTLLFTIPPLLAVRQIKPALIFRREMAEVKPKILKRLRMQWPAILSGLLILGGLGGVAAWLAESVKMGSYFVGGLAVALLLLAAVAWLLLRGLKLFLRWTPVRLPVALRHGMANLYRPGNHATSVLVALGIGVMFTLTIYLVQKSLLVEVAGAAPKGSPNVLMINITSRDEAAVKQFLDARTDLTTKPTLTPLIAARLLSINGTAIEDLNLSMPGPPGNDDKGGPRRRRRSFTTQVTWSDKKLDDLVIRKGAWWKPGEKSPVVSVSERTATNLRIEPGNTLHWSSVGREFDVKVVSIHRVEAIRFGGEPDFIFNPAALEGLPTQWFGAVRLPPAKVSTFQRDAYKQFPTVTVINAADVMNIVQEVVDQVALVIRFISAFAILAGAIILASTVAGTRLRRSRESAVLKTIGARRNVLVSIFSVEFAILGAVAGLMGGVMATVFARVLLLRLLDARFQFELLPNAATIALTTLLAVVAGWTASIRILKQRPLEVLRDE; this is translated from the coding sequence ATGTTCCAATCCGCTGCCTGGCGTATGGCGTGGCGCGAAGCCCGTGCCTCCGCTCCCAAGTTTGTCTTCGTCATTTTCGGCGTCGCCGCCGGCGTAGGTGCGCTCACCGGGGTCCGCGGTTTCTCCGCCGCCTTCCACGAGGCCCTGCGCCGCGAGGCTCGCACCCTGATGGCGGCCGACCTCACCATCCGCCAGTTCACTCCCTTCTCTCCGGCGCAGGACGCCGAGATTCAATCCTGGCTCAAGAAGGGCGCCCAACTCACCCGCATCACTGAGACTGTCTCCATGCTCAGTGCCGAGGGCGCCACCCCTGCTCTCGTCTCGGTGAAGGCCGTTGATCCGAACGCCTACCCCTACTACGGTAAGGTCCGTCTGGATCCCGAGCAGCCGCTGTCCAAGGCCCTCACCCCCGACACCGTCGCCGTTTCCGACGATCTCCTGCTGCGCCTGAATCTCTCCGTCGGATCCACGGTCAAGCTCGGCGAGGCGCAGTTCCGCGTTTGTGGTGTCGTCCGCATGGAGCCCGACCGCATGACCGGCTCCCTCAACGTCGGCCCGCGCATCATGATCACGCGGGAAGGCCTCGACCGCACCGGCCTCATGACCTTCGGCTCGCGCGCCTCGCACCGCTTCCTCTTCAAGCTGCCGGCGCAGGGCATTCCAGTGGCGCAGATGTTCGACGCGCTCAAGAAGGCGTTCCCGGAATCGATGGTGGTGGACTACCGCGACACGCATCCGCTCATCACGCGAGCACTCGACCGTTCCACTACATTCCTCAGCCTGGTATCGCTCATCGCCTTGATCGTCGGCGCCCTGGGCGTCGCTACCGCGATCTATTCGCATATCCAGCAGCGCCTGGACACCATCGCGATCCTGAAGTGCCTGGGTGCCCGGTCGTCTCAGGTCATTCGCATCTACACCCTGCAAACGCTCCTGCTGGGCCTCACCGGAGGACTCGCGGGCGTGGCTGTGGGCGGAATTGTGCAGCGCCTGTTCCCCATCCTGCTGGCCCGCTACTTCCAGTTTCAGAGCATTCCGTGGAACCCGTCGTTCGCCGTCGAAGGCATCCTCGCCGGAGTCCTGGTCACCCTGCTGTTCACAATTCCCCCGCTGCTGGCCGTGCGCCAGATCAAGCCCGCCCTCATCTTCCGGCGCGAAATGGCCGAGGTGAAGCCGAAGATCCTGAAGCGTCTGCGAATGCAGTGGCCCGCGATCCTCAGCGGACTACTGATCCTCGGAGGGCTCGGCGGAGTCGCTGCCTGGCTGGCCGAGTCCGTCAAAATGGGCTCCTACTTCGTTGGCGGCCTGGCTGTTGCTCTCCTTCTCCTTGCCGCCGTAGCCTGGCTCCTCCTCCGCGGCCTGAAACTCTTCCTCCGTTGGACTCCGGTCCGCCTACCAGTGGCTCTGCGCCACGGCATGGCCAACCTCTACCGCCCCGGCAACCACGCCACCAGTGTCCTGGTCGCCCTCGGCATCGGCGTAATGTTCACGCTCACCATCTATCTGGTGCAGAAATCGTTGCTCGTTGAGGTCGCCGGAGCCGCGCCCAAGGGCTCGCCCAACGTCCTGATGATCAACATCACCAGTCGCGACGAGGCGGCCGTGAAGCAGTTCCTCGACGCCCGCACCGATCTCACGACCAAGCCGACCCTGACCCCCTTGATCGCGGCGCGGCTCCTCTCCATCAACGGAACTGCGATTGAGGACCTGAACCTGTCCATGCCGGGCCCGCCCGGCAACGACGACAAGGGCGGCCCGCGCCGCCGCCGCCGATCCTTCACAACGCAGGTGACCTGGTCTGACAAGAAGCTCGACGACCTCGTCATTCGCAAAGGAGCATGGTGGAAGCCCGGCGAAAAGAGCCCTGTGGTGTCGGTCTCGGAACGTACTGCCACCAACCTGCGCATCGAGCCCGGCAACACCCTGCACTGGAGCTCCGTGGGCCGTGAGTTCGACGTGAAAGTCGTTTCCATCCACCGTGTCGAGGCGATCCGCTTTGGAGGCGAGCCGGACTTTATCTTCAACCCCGCCGCCCTCGAAGGCCTGCCCACCCAATGGTTCGGAGCCGTACGTCTGCCGCCGGCCAAGGTCTCGACCTTCCAGCGCGACGCCTACAAGCAGTTCCCGACCGTCACGGTCATCAACGCCGCCGATGTAATGAACATCGTCCAGGAGGTTGTGGATCAGGTAGCCCTGGTGATCCGCTTCATCTCGGCCTTCGCGATCCTGGCGGGCGCGATCATCCTGGCTTCGACGGTGGCGGGCACGCGTCTCCGCCGCAGCCGCGAATCGGCGGTCCTCAAGACGATCGGAGCCCGCCGCAATGTGCTGGTCTCGATCTTCTCCGTGGAGTTCGCGATTCTGGGCGCGGTAGCGGGCCTGATGGGCGGTGTCATGGCGACGGTCTTCGCGAGAGTGCTGCTGCTCCGCCTGCTGGACGCCCGGTTCCAGTTCGAACTGCTGCCCAACGCGGCCACGATAGCCCTGACGACGCTATTGGCAGTAGTAGCAGGCTGGACCGCGTCCATCAGGATCCTAAAGCAGAGACCGCTGGAAGTGTTGCGGGACGAATAG